The genomic DNA CGCGACGGCCGCGAACTCGTCGCCGCCGCGCCCCTGATGCTCGTCCGGAGTCCGGTACCCGCGCTGGTCCCGCTCGGCGGCGCGATCTCCGACTACGGCGACGTCCTGCTGGACGACGACCACGGCGACCCGGCCGTCGCCGCGCTCACCGAGGGCCTCGCGTCCGCCGCGCGCACCGCGCTGATCGACTTCCGCGAGGTGCGTCCCGGAGGCGCGGTCGAGCGCGTCTACGACCGCTGGCGCGGCCCGCGCCGCCGCGTCCACGACTCGCTGTGCCTGGAACTCCCCGCCGTACCGATGGACGAACTGGTCGCCCGACTCCCCTCCTCCAAGGCCCAGCGGGTCCGCGCCAAGCTCCGCAAGCTGACCGCACTCGGCGTCGAGCGGCACGTCGTACAGCCGGACGGGGTGGACTCGGCGCTGCGGCGACTGCTGGAGCTGCACCAACTCCAGTGGCAGGGACGGAAGGTGACGTCCGAGCATCTCCAGACCCGGTTCTGCGAGCATCTCGTCCGCTCGGTCGGGCCGATGGTGCGCTCCGGGGACGCCGTCGTCACCGAGTTCCGGCTCGACGAGGACGTGGTCGCCGTGGATCTCACGCTGTTGTCGCGGCGGCTCGCGGGCGGTTATCTCTACGGCGCGCATCCGCGGCTGCGGGAGCGGAAGGCGGATGTGGCGGTGATGCTGCTGGACGCGTGCGCGGAGCACACCGGCGTCGACGGGCCCCGCACGCTCAGCCTGCTGCGCGGCGACGAGCCGTACAAGCATCACTGGCGGCCCGAACCGGTGCTCAACCAGCGGCTGTTGCTGGCTCGGCGGCGGACGGCGCCGCTGATGACGGCGGTCGTCTGCGATGTCGCCGCGCGCCGGCGGGGCAAGGCGATCGTGCGGAAGTGGAAGGAACGCGGTGGCGACGGACCGTGAGCGGCCCGCCGCCACCTCTGGTTCAGCGGTCGCGCTGCCACCAGTCGAACTTCACGCACAGCTTCCCGCCGAGCCAGTACTCCACCCAGTCGCCCAGGTCCACGGGCGAGCAGTTGACCGGGTGCGTCGGAGCGGGAGGCGTGGTCGGCCTGGGCGGCTCCGGGGTGACCGGAGTCGTGGGTGTCGTCGGTGTCGTGGGCGTGGTCGGGACCGGGATCGGGTCCTCGGTGCGGCCGAACAGGACCGAACGGTAGACCTTGGACGACTTCGGGTTCTGGGAGCACTGCCACACACCGTGCGGGCAGTAGTCGGTCACGGTGTTGTACAGCGGCTTGTGCTCGTCCATCCAGGCGAGCATGCGCTTCATGTACTCCGCGTTGTCGCCGTTACGGAAGAGTCCCCATTCAGGATAGGAAATGGGCTTGCCGTGGGACTTGGCGAATTCCACGTGTGCCTGGAGTCCGTAGGGCTCTTTCACCTGCTCGTCGAACGTCAGCCCGGAAGGCTGGTCGTACGAATCCATGCCGACGATGTCGACCGTGTCGTCCCCCGGATAGCACTGCGTCCAGGGAACGGCGTCCCGGCCGCGGCTCGGAGTGAAGTCGAACCGGAATTTCTGGCCCGGCACCGAGCGCATCGTGGTGACGATCCTGTTCCAGTACTTCTTCCAGGCCTCCGGGTCCGGCCCGCAACGAGAGGTGTACGTGGTGCCGTTCATCTCCCAGCCGAGCACGATCACCGTGTCCGGCACCTTCAGGTCGACCAGCCGTTCGGCCAGGGCCTTGAAGTGCTGATCGAACTGGCCGGCCGCGCCCTGCTGGAGCAGCCGCCGGACCTGCCAGTCGGAGACGCCGTCCTCGTTGTTCTCCTGCATCGGCACGTTGAGGACGAGCATCCGGTCGGTCTTCTCGGTGCGCCAGTCCGCCCATACGTCGAGGAGACCGGGGGCGCCCTCGATGTCGCTCCAGTGGTTGCCGGGCAGGTAGGTGTGACCGACGCGCAGTTCGGCACCGCCCAGCCAACTGCTCAGCGCCGCCATCCGGGCCACCCCCCGGGCACCGGAGTCGAGGAAGGCACCGAA from Streptomyces sp. NBC_01478 includes the following:
- a CDS encoding GNAT family N-acetyltransferase, with translation MTPVYSTELVTDAQAFAELAPAWGRLYQKCGAATPFQSHAWLHSWWLSYGRTGRLRLLVVRDGRELVAAAPLMLVRSPVPALVPLGGAISDYGDVLLDDDHGDPAVAALTEGLASAARTALIDFREVRPGGAVERVYDRWRGPRRRVHDSLCLELPAVPMDELVARLPSSKAQRVRAKLRKLTALGVERHVVQPDGVDSALRRLLELHQLQWQGRKVTSEHLQTRFCEHLVRSVGPMVRSGDAVVTEFRLDEDVVAVDLTLLSRRLAGGYLYGAHPRLRERKADVAVMLLDACAEHTGVDGPRTLSLLRGDEPYKHHWRPEPVLNQRLLLARRRTAPLMTAVVCDVAARRRGKAIVRKWKERGGDGP
- a CDS encoding glycoside hydrolase family 26 protein — translated: MAPQQRRSRTGRLAFIAATVAASAALASGPGFAAGAEVARATDPPAPVTTAPGTTAPVTPAVVEPVKNPEVVKTPEAAKTPEPKEAPAFGAFLDSGARGVARMAALSSWLGGAELRVGHTYLPGNHWSDIEGAPGLLDVWADWRTEKTDRMLVLNVPMQENNEDGVSDWQVRRLLQQGAAGQFDQHFKALAERLVDLKVPDTVIVLGWEMNGTTYTSRCGPDPEAWKKYWNRIVTTMRSVPGQKFRFDFTPSRGRDAVPWTQCYPGDDTVDIVGMDSYDQPSGLTFDEQVKEPYGLQAHVEFAKSHGKPISYPEWGLFRNGDNAEYMKRMLAWMDEHKPLYNTVTDYCPHGVWQCSQNPKSSKVYRSVLFGRTEDPIPVPTTPTTPTTPTTPVTPEPPRPTTPPAPTHPVNCSPVDLGDWVEYWLGGKLCVKFDWWQRDR